Proteins encoded within one genomic window of Carboxydocella sporoproducens DSM 16521:
- a CDS encoding NAD(P)H-dependent flavin oxidoreductase produces the protein MKLPELKIGHLIAPVPIVQGGMAVRISTAPLAAAVANEGGIGLIAGTGMSIEELKAEIRKARDLTRGIIGVNVLFAAREFASLVKAAIEEGIDLIVSGAGFSRDMFAWGKSSGIPIVPIVSSARLAVMAEKMGAAAVIVEGKEAGGHLGTERSIREILPEVKKAVHIPVIAAGGIVDGKDIVEAFRLGADGVQMGTRFAASVESNASDEFKQLYLKSQHEDVILVDSPVGLPGRGLKSTFTQKLAAEGGAPIEKCVNCLKKCSRRFCIMAALTEATRGGDFSKALVFSGEMVEKIKEILPVKEIFRRLLAEVAEIKEEVKT, from the coding sequence GTGAAACTGCCGGAGCTGAAAATTGGACATCTAATCGCCCCTGTGCCCATTGTCCAGGGCGGCATGGCGGTGCGCATATCCACCGCTCCTTTAGCTGCTGCAGTAGCTAATGAAGGCGGAATTGGCCTGATAGCCGGGACAGGTATGAGCATAGAAGAGCTGAAAGCTGAAATACGTAAGGCCCGGGACTTGACCCGGGGCATTATCGGTGTTAATGTGTTATTTGCAGCCAGAGAATTTGCCAGTCTGGTCAAGGCAGCCATAGAGGAAGGAATTGACCTGATAGTTTCTGGTGCAGGCTTTTCCCGGGATATGTTTGCCTGGGGTAAAAGCAGTGGAATACCGATTGTACCCATTGTCTCCTCTGCTCGGCTGGCTGTGATGGCAGAAAAAATGGGTGCCGCTGCTGTGATTGTCGAAGGAAAAGAAGCAGGGGGACATCTGGGAACCGAGCGTTCCATTCGGGAAATCTTACCGGAGGTGAAAAAAGCCGTCCACATTCCGGTGATTGCAGCTGGGGGGATTGTGGATGGAAAAGATATAGTGGAGGCTTTCCGCCTGGGCGCAGATGGGGTGCAAATGGGAACCAGGTTTGCGGCCAGTGTGGAATCCAATGCTTCCGATGAGTTCAAGCAATTATATTTAAAATCCCAGCATGAGGATGTTATTCTGGTCGACAGCCCTGTGGGCTTGCCGGGACGTGGTTTGAAAAGCACTTTTACGCAGAAACTGGCTGCCGAAGGCGGAGCTCCCATCGAAAAATGCGTTAATTGCTTGAAAAAATGTTCCCGCCGTTTTTGCATTATGGCGGCTCTGACCGAGGCTACCAGAGGTGGAGATTTTAGTAAAGCCCTGGTTTTCTCCGGAGAAATGGTGGAAAAAATCAAAGAAATTTTGCCGGTAAAAGAGATTTTCCGCCGGCTGCTGGCTGAAGTGGCGGAAATAAAGGAAGAGGTGAAGACATGA
- a CDS encoding acyl carrier protein — protein sequence MASVFDRVKKIIVEQLGVEEEEVTMEAAFIDDLGADSLDIVELVMAFEEEFGLEIPDEDAEKIRTVGDAVNYINERQ from the coding sequence ATGGCAAGCGTATTTGACAGAGTAAAGAAAATTATCGTGGAACAGCTGGGTGTCGAAGAAGAGGAAGTAACCATGGAAGCAGCTTTTATCGATGACCTGGGAGCTGACTCTCTGGACATCGTAGAGCTGGTCATGGCCTTTGAAGAGGAATTCGGACTGGAAATTCCTGATGAAGATGCGGAAAAAATCCGCACTGTTGGTGATGCTGTAAACTACATCAATGAGCGCCAGTAG
- the fabG gene encoding 3-oxoacyl-[acyl-carrier-protein] reductase has translation MVLENKVALVTGASRGIGRAIALAFAQAGADVVVNYSGSADAAQAVVNEIKAMGRRARAVQADVSQPEQVENMVNQVLSDFGRIDILVNNAGITRDGLLLRMKREDWQRVIDINLTGVFLCTKAVLKPMMKQRSGRIINITSVIGLTGNAGQANYAAAKAGIIGFTKSVAREVGSRGITCNAIAPGFIQTDMTGVLGEKVREELLAQIPLERLGQPEDVAAVALFLAGPAASYITGQVINVDGGMVM, from the coding sequence ATGGTGCTGGAAAACAAAGTTGCCCTGGTAACCGGTGCCTCCCGGGGCATTGGGCGCGCCATCGCTCTGGCTTTTGCCCAGGCCGGAGCTGATGTGGTGGTGAATTATTCCGGCAGTGCAGATGCTGCGCAAGCAGTAGTGAATGAAATCAAGGCCATGGGCCGTCGGGCCCGGGCGGTACAGGCCGATGTCTCCCAGCCTGAACAGGTAGAAAACATGGTGAACCAGGTGCTTTCAGATTTTGGACGCATCGATATCCTGGTCAATAATGCCGGGATAACCAGAGATGGTCTGCTTTTGCGGATGAAACGAGAAGACTGGCAGCGGGTAATTGATATCAACCTGACCGGGGTCTTCCTCTGCACCAAGGCGGTTCTAAAGCCGATGATGAAACAGCGTTCTGGCCGTATCATCAATATTACTTCAGTGATCGGCCTGACAGGTAATGCAGGCCAGGCCAATTACGCAGCTGCCAAGGCAGGGATTATCGGCTTTACCAAATCGGTGGCCAGGGAAGTGGGCAGCAGGGGAATTACCTGTAATGCTATTGCTCCTGGGTTTATCCAGACGGATATGACCGGGGTGCTGGGGGAAAAGGTCAGGGAAGAGCTGCTGGCTCAGATACCCCTGGAACGGCTGGGTCAACCGGAAGATGTAGCCGCTGTAGCCTTATTCCTGGCTGGACCGGCGGCCAGTTACATCACCGGTCAGGTTATAAATGTAGATGGCGGCATGGTCATGTAG
- the fabD gene encoding ACP S-malonyltransferase: MKLAFVFPGQGSQYVGMGKNLAETYPEAAAVFQEADAVLGFKLSELCFNGPETELVRTANTQPALLTVSVAALRVLANAGIQPAMVAGHSLGEYSALVAAEVLSFADALRLVRRRGELMQEAAPPGTAGMAAILGLEREQVVAVCREAETLGVVEPANFNCPGQIVIAGEKAALEKAMELAKARGAKRVVTLNVSGPFHSSLMLPAARGLAPALDEVEFYPPQVPVVVNVSGRILTDPKMLKQSLLLQVQKSVLWEDCIQTMVAAGVDIFVEVGAGKVLSGLIKKINKGVRVFAVEDAESFQRTLAELREVG; encoded by the coding sequence ATGAAACTAGCTTTTGTCTTCCCGGGCCAGGGTTCCCAGTATGTAGGAATGGGCAAAAACCTGGCTGAGACTTATCCGGAAGCAGCAGCTGTCTTTCAGGAAGCTGATGCAGTCCTGGGCTTTAAGCTTTCCGAACTCTGCTTTAACGGTCCGGAAACGGAACTGGTAAGAACAGCCAACACCCAGCCGGCTTTGCTCACAGTCAGTGTAGCTGCATTAAGGGTACTGGCCAATGCAGGGATTCAACCAGCAATGGTAGCTGGACACAGTCTGGGAGAATATTCAGCTCTAGTAGCAGCAGAAGTGCTGTCCTTTGCTGATGCTCTACGGCTGGTGCGGCGGCGCGGGGAACTGATGCAGGAAGCAGCACCTCCGGGAACCGCCGGAATGGCAGCGATCCTGGGCCTGGAGAGGGAACAGGTAGTAGCTGTCTGCCGGGAAGCTGAAACCCTGGGAGTAGTTGAACCTGCTAACTTCAATTGCCCCGGGCAGATTGTAATTGCCGGGGAAAAGGCGGCTCTAGAAAAGGCTATGGAGCTGGCCAAAGCCAGAGGGGCCAAACGGGTGGTGACTTTAAATGTCAGCGGACCTTTTCACTCCAGCCTGATGTTACCGGCTGCCAGGGGCCTGGCTCCTGCTCTGGATGAGGTAGAGTTTTATCCACCGCAGGTGCCGGTAGTGGTCAACGTTTCCGGGCGGATCTTGACAGATCCCAAAATGCTGAAACAATCCTTATTGTTACAGGTGCAAAAATCCGTACTCTGGGAAGATTGCATCCAGACCATGGTGGCAGCTGGAGTGGATATATTCGTTGAGGTAGGAGCTGGAAAAGTTTTAAGCGGATTGATTAAGAAAATAAATAAAGGGGTCAGGGTGTTTGCCGTGGAAGATGCAGAATCTTTCCAGCGCACCCTTGCAGAGTTGCGGGAGGTTGGATAA
- the fabK gene encoding enoyl-[acyl-carrier-protein] reductase FabK, translating to MLFKTPLCDLLGIEYPIFQGGMAWVATAELAAAVSEAGGLGIIGSGHAPAEWVQDQIRQVKERTSKPFGVNVMLMSPHVKEVMEVIVREKVAVVTTGAGNPGVYMPALREAGIRVIPVVASVALAQRLERQGVDAIIAEGTESGGHVGELTTMALVPQVVDAVRVPVIAAGGIADGRQFLAALALGAVGVQMGTRFMCASECTIHPAVKEQILKAKDRDTVVTGRSTGHPVRVIKNKLARQFEEMEKRCAPPEEIEKLGVGKMRAAMIDGDVEYGSLMAGQVAAMVKKIQPAAEIIREIVQEAEAVHSRLRGLGG from the coding sequence ATGTTATTCAAAACTCCCTTATGTGATTTACTGGGAATTGAATATCCCATTTTCCAGGGAGGTATGGCCTGGGTGGCTACTGCCGAACTGGCAGCCGCTGTTTCCGAAGCCGGTGGACTGGGAATTATCGGCTCCGGCCATGCTCCGGCGGAGTGGGTTCAGGACCAGATTCGCCAGGTTAAAGAAAGAACCAGTAAACCTTTTGGTGTCAATGTGATGCTCATGTCCCCTCATGTCAAAGAGGTGATGGAGGTTATTGTCCGGGAAAAAGTGGCAGTGGTGACTACCGGAGCGGGAAATCCCGGGGTTTACATGCCAGCTCTGAGAGAAGCCGGGATCAGAGTGATTCCGGTGGTGGCCTCAGTGGCCCTGGCCCAGCGCCTGGAACGCCAGGGGGTGGATGCCATCATCGCCGAAGGTACGGAGTCCGGCGGACATGTGGGAGAATTGACGACCATGGCTCTGGTACCCCAGGTGGTAGATGCAGTCAGGGTACCGGTAATAGCTGCTGGCGGTATTGCTGATGGACGGCAATTTCTGGCGGCTCTGGCCTTAGGAGCTGTCGGGGTACAAATGGGAACCAGATTTATGTGTGCCAGTGAATGTACCATCCATCCCGCAGTTAAAGAACAAATCCTTAAGGCTAAAGACCGGGATACAGTAGTTACCGGGCGTAGCACCGGGCATCCGGTCCGGGTAATCAAGAATAAGCTGGCTCGTCAGTTTGAGGAAATGGAAAAGCGCTGTGCCCCGCCGGAAGAGATTGAAAAACTGGGAGTAGGCAAAATGCGGGCGGCCATGATTGACGGAGATGTGGAATATGGCTCCCTGATGGCCGGGCAAGTAGCAGCGATGGTCAAGAAAATTCAACCTGCTGCTGAAATCATCCGGGAGATTGTGCAGGAAGCTGAAGCTGTCCACAGCCGGCTGAGGGGGTTGGGAGGATGA
- a CDS encoding beta-ketoacyl-ACP synthase III: MRENKLRATIAGIGAAVPEQILTNFDLEKMVDTNDEWIQTRTGIKERRIAPEQMATSHLAIEAAREALAQARLSPDELDLILVATVTPDYPFPATACLVQAALGASRAAAMDLSAGCTGFIYALTVGAQFIETGLYRNVLVIGAEVLSRIIDWTDRNTCVLFGDGAGAAVLTPAQPGYGFLSFELGADGGGAELLYMPAGGSRQPITPEVLAQRLNKIYMNGREVFKFAVRIMGDAADAAIRKAGLTYADIDYFIPHQANIRIIEAAAKRLELPMEKVHVNVDRYGNTSAASIGLALQEAVAAGKISSGDYVVLVGFGAGLTWGAITLRWG; encoded by the coding sequence ATGAGGGAAAATAAACTGAGAGCTACCATTGCCGGCATCGGTGCTGCTGTGCCGGAACAGATCTTGACCAATTTCGATCTGGAGAAAATGGTGGATACTAATGATGAATGGATTCAGACCCGAACAGGGATAAAGGAACGGCGGATTGCCCCTGAGCAGATGGCCACTTCCCATCTGGCCATCGAGGCAGCCCGGGAGGCCCTGGCCCAGGCCCGGCTTTCCCCGGATGAACTGGACCTTATTCTGGTGGCCACTGTGACCCCTGACTATCCCTTTCCAGCTACAGCTTGTTTGGTGCAAGCTGCCCTGGGGGCCAGCCGTGCAGCAGCCATGGACTTATCGGCGGGATGTACCGGCTTTATCTACGCTTTAACGGTAGGAGCCCAGTTTATTGAGACCGGTCTTTACCGGAATGTGCTGGTGATTGGGGCAGAAGTACTGTCCCGGATCATAGATTGGACTGACCGCAATACCTGTGTGTTGTTTGGTGATGGGGCCGGAGCGGCAGTGCTGACCCCTGCACAGCCCGGTTATGGGTTCTTATCCTTCGAACTGGGGGCTGATGGCGGCGGGGCTGAATTGCTGTATATGCCGGCAGGCGGAAGCCGCCAGCCCATTACTCCGGAGGTACTGGCTCAGCGACTCAACAAGATTTATATGAATGGCCGGGAAGTTTTTAAATTTGCAGTGCGCATTATGGGAGATGCAGCAGATGCGGCTATTCGCAAAGCAGGCCTAACTTATGCCGATATAGATTATTTTATACCCCATCAGGCCAATATCCGCATTATTGAAGCTGCTGCTAAACGCCTGGAATTACCTATGGAAAAAGTTCATGTTAATGTTGATCGCTATGGTAACACATCAGCAGCTTCCATTGGCCTGGCACTGCAAGAGGCGGTAGCAGCAGGGAAAATTTCTTCAGGCGACTATGTGGTTCTGGTCGGTTTTGGCGCTGGACTGACCTGGGGAGCGATCACCCTGCGCTGGGGTTAA
- the plsX gene encoding phosphate acyltransferase PlsX — MKIVVDAMGGDHAPREIVKGAVAACRELNLGIILVGPAEQLREEITAAGGDGLMIEIVDAPEVIGMDEHPGQAVRKKRNSSLVVGVKLVKEGKGAAFVSAGNTGAAMAASLLGYGRIKGINRPAIATVMPTLTGRCLVLDVGANAEVDASNLLQFAWMGSIYAEKILAIPNPRVGLLNIGEEESKGTPVVQEAYQLLKQQSGLNFIGNVEGRDLPMGVADVVVCDGFTGNVVLKLAEGLARALLGMIKEAAAQSILAQVGGLLMKPAFTALKEKMDYREYGGAPLLGLQGITIISHGSSDARAIKNAIKVAARCVEQQVTEIISRLGDEYDEGK, encoded by the coding sequence ATGAAAATCGTAGTTGATGCAATGGGCGGGGATCATGCTCCCCGGGAAATAGTAAAAGGGGCAGTGGCTGCGTGCCGGGAGCTCAATCTGGGTATAATTCTGGTAGGTCCGGCTGAACAGCTGCGGGAGGAAATAACGGCTGCCGGTGGGGATGGACTGATGATTGAAATTGTGGATGCACCGGAGGTAATCGGGATGGATGAACATCCCGGCCAGGCAGTCCGGAAAAAACGCAATTCCTCACTGGTTGTTGGCGTGAAACTGGTGAAAGAAGGAAAGGGGGCAGCCTTTGTATCTGCCGGTAATACCGGTGCCGCCATGGCTGCTAGTTTGCTGGGCTATGGTCGTATTAAGGGGATTAACCGGCCGGCTATTGCCACAGTCATGCCGACCCTGACGGGCCGCTGTCTGGTGCTGGATGTAGGGGCTAACGCCGAAGTAGATGCCAGTAATCTGTTGCAGTTTGCCTGGATGGGCAGTATATATGCAGAAAAAATCCTGGCTATCCCTAATCCCAGAGTGGGTTTGTTGAATATCGGGGAGGAAGAGAGCAAAGGGACTCCGGTAGTGCAGGAAGCCTACCAGTTACTGAAACAGCAGTCAGGACTAAATTTTATAGGCAATGTGGAAGGGCGCGACCTGCCCATGGGAGTGGCTGATGTCGTTGTCTGTGATGGTTTTACCGGTAACGTAGTATTGAAACTAGCAGAGGGATTAGCCAGAGCTTTGCTGGGTATGATTAAAGAAGCAGCTGCGCAGTCCATCCTGGCCCAGGTGGGTGGATTACTGATGAAGCCAGCTTTTACTGCCCTGAAGGAAAAAATGGATTACCGGGAATATGGTGGTGCCCCATTACTGGGCTTACAGGGAATAACTATCATCAGTCACGGCAGTTCTGATGCCCGGGCGATTAAAAATGCTATCAAAGTAGCAGCGCGTTGTGTTGAGCAACAAGTAACAGAAATTATTAGCCGTTTAGGAGATGAGTACGATGAGGGAAAATAA
- the fapR gene encoding transcription factor FapR: MERPLKKDERQQLLAEHIRHSPFSTDEELAQLFGVSVQTIRLDRLELGIPEVRERMKQLAEGQWSKLKALADTDLVGELIELELGKKGLSLLTIESNMVFSRTGIARGHLLFAQANSLAVALVDAPLALTGTVRVSFLRPVRLGERVIARAEVVKIKQNRYYIQVTSSVKGQDVLKGLFVVFALEDDANENRS; this comes from the coding sequence ATGGAAAGACCTTTGAAAAAAGATGAACGTCAGCAGTTACTGGCAGAACATATTCGGCATTCACCCTTCAGTACCGATGAGGAACTGGCCCAGCTCTTTGGGGTGTCGGTTCAGACCATCCGCCTGGATCGGCTGGAACTGGGTATCCCGGAAGTAAGGGAACGCATGAAACAACTGGCAGAAGGACAATGGAGCAAACTCAAGGCGCTGGCAGACACGGATCTAGTCGGGGAGCTGATCGAGCTGGAACTGGGTAAAAAGGGACTATCCCTCCTGACTATTGAGAGCAACATGGTTTTCAGCCGTACCGGGATTGCCCGGGGCCATCTGCTCTTCGCCCAGGCTAACTCCCTGGCCGTAGCGCTGGTGGATGCGCCGCTGGCTCTAACCGGGACTGTCCGGGTTTCTTTCCTGCGCCCTGTCCGGCTGGGCGAGCGGGTTATCGCCCGGGCCGAAGTAGTAAAAATCAAGCAAAACCGCTATTATATTCAGGTAACATCTTCGGTTAAAGGCCAGGATGTTTTAAAAGGCCTGTTTGTTGTATTTGCCCTGGAGGATGATGCTAATGAAAATCGTAGTTGA